One Jeotgalibaca porci genomic region harbors:
- a CDS encoding V-type ATP synthase subunit B has product MLKEYKTVSEVVGPLMAVEGIQGIKYDELVEIQMQNGETRTGQVLEVSEDKAMVQIFEGPAGINIKETKVRFQGKPLSLDVSEDMVGRIFDGMGRAIDNGPEIIPEKSLDINGQAINPVARDYPDEFIQTGISAIDHLNTLVRGQKLPVFSGSGLPHKELAAQIARQATVLNNDDKFAVVFAAMGITFEEAEYFMEDFRKTGAIDRSVMFVNLADDPAIERIATPKMALTTAEYLAFEKDMHVLVIMTDMTNYCEALREISAARREVPGRRGYPGYLYTNLSTLYERAGRLVGKKGSVTQIPILSMPEDDITHPIPDLTGYITEGQIILSRELKGMGIKPPINVLPSLSRLKDKGTGEGKTRKDHAPTMNQLFAAYAKGKEAKELAIILGESALSKTDKLYVEFTNRFEQEYINQGFYNNRTIQESLDLGWELLSILPKSELKRIKDDMIEEFMLKGE; this is encoded by the coding sequence ATGCTTAAAGAATACAAAACAGTATCCGAAGTCGTCGGTCCTCTAATGGCAGTAGAAGGTATTCAAGGTATTAAGTATGATGAATTGGTAGAAATTCAAATGCAAAACGGCGAAACACGTACCGGCCAAGTTTTGGAAGTTTCAGAGGACAAAGCAATGGTACAAATTTTCGAAGGTCCTGCTGGTATTAATATTAAAGAGACAAAGGTTCGTTTCCAAGGAAAACCACTTTCTTTAGATGTTTCTGAAGATATGGTAGGCCGTATTTTTGATGGTATGGGCCGTGCAATTGATAATGGACCGGAAATCATTCCGGAAAAATCATTGGATATTAACGGACAAGCAATCAATCCGGTTGCCCGTGATTATCCGGATGAATTTATCCAAACTGGTATTTCCGCAATTGACCACTTAAATACATTGGTTCGTGGACAAAAACTACCTGTATTCTCTGGATCAGGTTTGCCGCATAAAGAATTAGCAGCTCAGATCGCCCGTCAAGCAACGGTTCTAAACAATGACGATAAATTCGCGGTGGTTTTCGCAGCGATGGGTATTACGTTTGAAGAAGCAGAATACTTTATGGAAGACTTCCGTAAGACAGGTGCAATTGATCGCTCTGTTATGTTTGTTAACTTAGCGGATGACCCTGCCATCGAACGAATCGCAACGCCTAAAATGGCTTTGACAACAGCGGAATATTTGGCATTCGAAAAAGACATGCATGTGTTGGTTATTATGACGGATATGACAAACTACTGTGAGGCGTTACGTGAAATTTCGGCGGCGCGTCGTGAAGTACCAGGTCGTCGTGGTTATCCCGGTTACTTGTATACAAACTTGTCAACCTTGTATGAACGTGCAGGTCGTCTAGTCGGTAAAAAAGGATCCGTTACACAGATTCCAATTTTATCCATGCCAGAAGATGATATTACACATCCAATCCCTGACTTGACTGGCTATATCACAGAAGGACAAATCATCCTTTCACGTGAATTAAAGGGAATGGGTATTAAACCACCAATTAACGTTTTGCCATCCTTATCACGCTTGAAAGATAAAGGAACGGGTGAAGGTAAGACACGTAAAGATCATGCGCCAACGATGAACCAATTGTTTGCAGCTTATGCCAAAGGAAAAGAAGCGAAAGAATTAGCCATTATCTTGGGTGAATCAGCGCTTTCTAAAACAGATAAGCTTTATGTAGAATTTACAAATCGCTTCGAACAAGAATATATTAACCAAGGTTTCTACAACAATCGTACGATTCAAGAATCATTGGATTTAGGTTGGGAATTATTATCTATTCTACCGAAATCTGAATTGAAACGAATCAAGGATGACATGATTGAAGAGTTCATGCTGAAAGGAGAATGA
- a CDS encoding V-type ATP synthase subunit F, with amino-acid sequence MAHNIGVVGDKDSILPFKILGFSVFATSEPAEARETIDRLAKENYGIIYLTEELAKDMSDTIRRYDALLTPAIILIPNHSGSLGIGKKRIQDNVEKAVGQNIL; translated from the coding sequence ATGGCTCATAATATTGGTGTTGTCGGCGATAAAGATTCCATCCTTCCGTTTAAAATATTAGGTTTTTCTGTATTTGCAACATCTGAACCAGCGGAAGCACGCGAAACAATCGATCGGTTAGCAAAAGAAAATTACGGCATCATTTATTTGACGGAAGAGTTGGCAAAAGACATGTCTGACACAATTCGTCGTTACGATGCGCTATTAACGCCGGCAATAATCTTAATTCCTAATCATAGTGGTTCTTTGGGAATCGGTAAAAAAAGAATTCAAGATAATGTAGAAAAAGCGGTTGGTCAAAATATTTTATAA
- a CDS encoding V-type ATP synthase subunit K yields MTWLQFFMENNGGYIFSAMGIAFAVIFAGAGSAKGVGMTGEAATALIKEQPEKFGKSLILQLLPGTQGLYGFVIGFLIYLNMSPDMAFQDGLYMMMAALPIAFTGLTSGIAQGRVATAGLQILAKREEHNTKGIIYAAMVETYAILGFVISFLLVLNG; encoded by the coding sequence ATGACATGGTTACAATTTTTTATGGAAAACAATGGTGGTTATATTTTTTCAGCAATGGGGATTGCTTTTGCAGTAATTTTCGCAGGTGCTGGATCAGCAAAAGGTGTTGGTATGACAGGTGAGGCTGCAACAGCTCTGATTAAAGAGCAACCGGAAAAATTTGGTAAATCATTGATTTTACAACTCTTGCCTGGTACACAAGGGTTATATGGCTTCGTTATCGGTTTCTTAATTTATCTAAATATGTCACCAGACATGGCATTTCAAGACGGATTATACATGATGATGGCAGCTTTACCAATTGCTTTTACTGGCTTAACTTCTGGTATCGCACAAGGCCGTGTAGCAACAGCAGGGTTACAAATCTTGGCTAAACGCGAAGAACATAATACAAAAGGTATTATTTATGCAGCGATGGTAGAAACATATGCGATTTTAGGATTTGTTATCTCCTTCCTTCTAGTTCTTAACGGATAA
- a CDS encoding V-type ATP synthase subunit I translates to MAIAKMNKLKLISFQNQKNSILEGIQSLQSLELIDISAEYADVPAMRAANRENLDSLSKEWEGYYNEYQELLLFLRGYLPQQKILDKLRTPKETLTIQEMHEQLAKVDRDLITGTISKAREDLKNYDRVLDSLSEDEIFLAKWQKLTHLPNRTSDQAFIRILTGTVPQTTADTFIREMKENPLIFIEEVFQSKEEYGINVAFDRRDENEVVNFLNENHFTMLNYEFEDIPEIELKRISRERNQILEEVSVLKNQLKGMQNEEWVLKLLIETAYAKFQRIRAKKMLVDERHLFVLEGWLEKSKVDDIREVLEERITSDNFALVVDDVQDDEVAKVPTVLNNNRFISPFENITAMYSLPKYNEIDPTPFLAPFYLVFFGMMLADLGYGLILFAATAIAIKFFRLDKSLKKNLMFFHLLSYPTMIWGLIYGSFFGFELPVVLLSTMDDVNTILLLSVIFGVIQILLGLGLKAYLLFRDKDVLGAISDGVGWIVIFVGLIILILASMVFPNAFLATLGKGVAIGGVAAILIASSLAANNKAAGFGIGLYNLYGITGYVGDIVSYTRLMALGVSGASIALAFNMIIEFLPPLARVTIGILLFVLLHTVNIGLSLLSAYVHGARLIFVEFFGKFYEGGGKPLEPLTTSEEYIDLKNNYNG, encoded by the coding sequence ATGGCAATAGCTAAAATGAATAAGCTGAAACTCATTTCATTCCAAAATCAGAAAAATTCTATCTTAGAGGGGATTCAAAGTCTCCAAAGTTTAGAACTGATTGATATTTCAGCTGAGTATGCAGATGTACCGGCCATGAGAGCTGCTAATAGAGAAAATCTCGATTCTTTGAGTAAAGAGTGGGAAGGTTATTACAATGAATATCAGGAGCTCTTGTTATTCCTACGTGGGTACCTTCCGCAACAAAAAATCTTGGATAAATTACGTACCCCTAAAGAGACGTTGACTATTCAAGAGATGCACGAACAGTTGGCGAAAGTTGATCGAGATTTAATTACGGGAACAATTAGTAAAGCTCGTGAAGACTTAAAAAATTATGATCGCGTACTTGATAGTTTAAGTGAGGACGAGATATTTCTAGCAAAATGGCAAAAATTGACGCACCTACCTAATAGAACATCTGACCAAGCTTTTATTCGAATACTTACTGGTACAGTCCCACAAACGACAGCGGATACCTTTATTCGTGAAATGAAGGAAAACCCCCTAATTTTTATTGAAGAGGTTTTTCAGTCAAAAGAAGAGTACGGTATAAATGTTGCCTTTGATAGGCGTGATGAAAATGAAGTTGTTAATTTTTTGAATGAAAATCACTTCACTATGTTGAACTACGAGTTTGAAGATATACCTGAAATTGAGTTGAAGAGGATAAGCAGAGAACGAAACCAGATTTTAGAAGAAGTAAGTGTTTTAAAAAATCAGCTTAAAGGAATGCAAAATGAAGAATGGGTACTTAAGCTGTTAATAGAAACAGCTTATGCCAAGTTCCAACGGATTCGTGCAAAAAAAATGCTGGTCGATGAACGTCATCTTTTTGTTCTCGAAGGTTGGTTGGAAAAAAGTAAAGTAGATGATATTAGGGAAGTTCTAGAAGAGCGCATTACTTCGGATAACTTTGCTCTTGTCGTGGATGATGTGCAAGATGATGAGGTTGCAAAAGTACCAACCGTTTTGAATAATAATAGGTTTATAAGTCCGTTTGAAAATATTACGGCTATGTATAGTTTACCAAAATACAATGAAATTGACCCTACACCATTTTTAGCACCATTCTATCTTGTGTTTTTTGGGATGATGTTAGCAGACTTAGGATATGGATTAATTCTTTTTGCTGCAACTGCAATCGCAATAAAGTTTTTCCGACTCGATAAAAGTCTGAAGAAGAATTTAATGTTCTTTCATTTGTTATCCTATCCAACGATGATATGGGGCTTGATTTATGGATCGTTCTTTGGGTTTGAATTACCAGTTGTGTTATTATCTACTATGGATGACGTTAACACTATATTACTTCTATCAGTTATTTTTGGTGTTATTCAGATACTTCTGGGATTAGGCTTAAAAGCATATTTATTGTTCCGAGATAAAGATGTACTAGGAGCTATATCTGATGGTGTGGGATGGATTGTCATTTTTGTTGGCTTAATCATTTTAATTCTTGCTAGCATGGTTTTTCCTAATGCATTCTTGGCAACACTTGGTAAAGGTGTCGCTATTGGGGGAGTAGCTGCAATCTTGATTGCTTCGTCATTGGCAGCAAATAATAAGGCGGCCGGATTTGGTATTGGACTCTATAACTTATACGGTATTACTGGTTATGTAGGAGATATCGTAAGTTATACTCGTTTGATGGCTTTAGGGGTTTCAGGAGCGAGCATCGCATTAGCGTTCAATATGATTATTGAATTCTTACCGCCATTAGCACGCGTAACAATTGGTATTTTACTTTTTGTTTTGTTGCATACTGTTAATATCGGACTTTCATTATTAAGCGCATATGTTCATGGGGCGAGATTAATCTTTGTCGAGTTCTTTGGTAAATTTTATGAGGGTGGCGGAAAACCACTGGAGCCATTGACAACTTCAGAGGAATATATTGATTTAAAAAATAACTATAACGGATAA
- a CDS encoding V-type ATP synthase subunit A: MKNGRIIKVSGPLVMAEGMENANIQDICQVGDLGLVGEIIEMRKDVASIQVYEETSGIGPGEPVVTTGEALSVELGPGIVSQMFDGIQRPLNTFMEKTNSDYLVRGVHVDALDHTKQWEFKATMKVGDKVVPGDIVGTVTETKVIEHRIMVPYGVTGTITAIASGTYTLTDTVYTVETEKGAKDFTMVQKWPVRRGRPVQKKLNPHTPLTTGQRVIDTFFPITKGGSAAVPGPFGAGKTVVQHQIAKYADVDLVVYVGCGERGNEMTDVLNEFPELVDPNTGESLMERTILIANTSNMPVAAREASIYTGITIAEYFRDMGYNVAIMADSTSRWAEALREMSGRLEEMPGDEGYPAYLGSRIAEYYERAGRVITLGSEGREGSISAIGAVSPPGGDTSEPVTQNTLRVVKIFWALDATLAQRRHFPSVDWLTSYSLYNTEIGEYMDAHTHSDWSEKVQHAMNLLMKESELEEIVRLVGLDSLSESDRLTMAVAESLREDYLQQNAFDDVDTYTSQEKQYVMLDLILSLEAEAKAAMSLGAYFQEIFEGTAEIRDRIARSKYISEENIEDIKAIKTDLAEAMRTILAEGGMTKNA; the protein is encoded by the coding sequence TTGAAAAATGGAAGAATTATCAAAGTTTCCGGTCCTTTAGTAATGGCAGAAGGCATGGAAAATGCAAATATTCAAGATATCTGCCAAGTAGGAGACTTAGGTCTTGTTGGAGAAATCATTGAAATGCGTAAAGATGTTGCCTCCATTCAAGTCTATGAAGAAACTTCAGGTATTGGGCCCGGTGAGCCGGTCGTAACGACAGGGGAAGCTTTATCAGTAGAGTTAGGACCTGGGATTGTATCTCAGATGTTCGACGGGATTCAACGTCCGTTAAACACGTTTATGGAAAAAACAAACAGTGATTACCTTGTACGTGGTGTCCATGTGGATGCATTGGACCATACTAAACAATGGGAATTTAAAGCAACGATGAAGGTAGGGGACAAAGTGGTTCCCGGAGATATCGTTGGAACGGTTACTGAAACAAAAGTAATCGAACACCGTATCATGGTTCCTTACGGCGTCACAGGAACAATCACTGCGATTGCGAGTGGTACGTATACGTTAACTGATACTGTTTACACAGTTGAAACAGAAAAGGGTGCGAAAGATTTTACAATGGTTCAAAAATGGCCGGTACGTCGCGGTCGCCCCGTTCAAAAGAAATTAAATCCACATACACCATTGACTACAGGCCAACGTGTTATCGATACGTTCTTCCCGATTACTAAAGGTGGTAGTGCGGCTGTTCCAGGACCATTTGGAGCAGGTAAAACGGTTGTTCAGCACCAAATCGCCAAATACGCAGACGTGGATTTAGTAGTTTACGTCGGTTGTGGTGAACGCGGAAATGAAATGACAGATGTATTGAATGAGTTCCCGGAACTGGTTGACCCAAATACGGGTGAATCATTAATGGAACGGACAATTTTGATTGCTAATACATCAAATATGCCGGTAGCGGCGCGTGAAGCTTCTATCTATACGGGAATTACCATTGCAGAGTATTTCCGTGACATGGGTTATAACGTGGCAATCATGGCTGATTCAACATCACGTTGGGCGGAAGCTTTGCGTGAAATGTCAGGGCGTCTGGAAGAAATGCCAGGGGATGAAGGTTATCCAGCTTACTTAGGTAGCCGAATTGCGGAGTACTATGAGCGTGCCGGACGTGTGATTACACTTGGTAGCGAAGGCCGTGAAGGTAGTATTTCAGCAATCGGAGCCGTATCACCACCTGGTGGGGATACTTCCGAACCGGTTACTCAAAATACATTACGTGTTGTTAAAATCTTCTGGGCATTGGATGCAACATTGGCGCAACGCCGTCACTTCCCATCAGTTGATTGGTTGACATCTTATTCGCTTTACAATACTGAAATTGGTGAATACATGGATGCACACACACATTCTGACTGGTCAGAAAAAGTGCAACATGCAATGAACCTCCTGATGAAAGAATCTGAGCTGGAAGAAATTGTTCGTCTGGTTGGTTTGGATTCTCTGTCTGAAAGCGACCGTTTGACGATGGCTGTGGCGGAATCATTGCGTGAAGACTACTTGCAACAAAATGCTTTTGATGATGTTGATACGTACACATCTCAAGAAAAACAATACGTGATGTTGGACTTAATTCTAAGTCTGGAAGCAGAAGCAAAAGCTGCAATGTCATTAGGTGCTTATTTCCAAGAAATTTTCGAAGGAACAGCTGAAATCCGTGATCGGATTGCACGTAGTAAGTACATTTCAGAAGAAAACATTGAAGATATTAAAGCAATTAAAACAGATTTAGCAGAAGCAATGCGTACAATCTTAGCTGAAGGAGGAATGACGAAAAATGCTTAA
- a CDS encoding V-type ATPase subunit: protein MRDTDYKGINTLIRTYELRLLKQEDFERLIKADSLKAALDFLKTSDYEFDTEEVLHNKDFNGFLITHLARVYSELYEVAPQPELLDLFTLRYSYHNLKVLLKECFLEQNHSELLIPIGRLSIESLRNLVETKESNAAHPIMAEAVKSVVEDYEESGRIEAVTVYMDTYYLRHLRAISDGLNNETITRITDLIIDMYNLTTVVRSRKQDKPRSHLYALLSSAGSISKQELIDESINGPVAVIRKLYGGQSYSSELEKVISSDANTVQTLKLDKLQADLIHDVVSSGLYEAFGPMPLLGYVYAKETEVTNLRLLLVGKDNAINEDILRERVRQVYGS, encoded by the coding sequence ATGAGAGATACGGATTACAAAGGAATCAACACGTTGATTCGCACGTACGAGTTGCGTTTGCTTAAACAAGAGGATTTTGAACGTCTGATTAAAGCAGACTCTTTAAAAGCCGCTCTCGATTTTCTAAAAACAAGCGATTACGAATTCGACACGGAAGAAGTGCTGCATAATAAGGATTTCAATGGCTTCCTGATAACGCATCTTGCTCGTGTGTATAGCGAATTATATGAAGTTGCACCACAGCCTGAATTACTTGATTTATTTACACTTCGTTACAGCTACCACAATTTGAAAGTTTTGTTGAAAGAATGTTTCTTAGAGCAAAATCACAGCGAGCTTCTGATTCCAATCGGAAGATTATCAATCGAATCATTACGGAACTTGGTCGAAACCAAGGAAAGTAATGCTGCGCATCCGATAATGGCTGAGGCAGTGAAGTCTGTTGTGGAAGATTACGAAGAAAGCGGCCGTATCGAAGCGGTGACTGTCTACATGGACACTTATTATCTTCGCCATTTACGCGCAATCAGCGATGGCTTAAATAATGAGACCATTACGAGGATCACCGATTTAATTATTGATATGTACAACTTAACGACGGTTGTTCGGAGCCGGAAACAAGATAAGCCGCGCAGTCATTTATACGCATTATTATCTTCAGCAGGTTCAATCAGTAAACAGGAATTAATTGACGAGTCAATCAATGGTCCGGTAGCCGTAATCAGAAAACTCTATGGTGGCCAATCATATAGCTCCGAGTTGGAAAAAGTAATTAGTTCTGACGCGAATACAGTTCAGACGCTAAAATTGGACAAGCTGCAAGCTGATTTGATTCACGATGTTGTTTCAAGTGGCCTTTATGAAGCGTTTGGTCCGATGCCTTTGCTTGGGTACGTGTATGCGAAAGAAACAGAAGTAACGAATTTGCGTTTATTACTGGTTGGTAAAGATAACGCAATTAACGAAGACATTTTACGGGAAAGGGTGAGACAAGTTTATGGCTCATAA